A section of the Streptococcus oriscaviae genome encodes:
- a CDS encoding AraC family transcriptional regulator, which yields MNDLKINILENFLFEINEYEKKQKETGLSINDYPFQSDTSKDTYIDPAFKVARLPKEIFFTGDSSIFLSRHNRFAPMITHLHDFIEMVYVYNGHCTQEINGETVSLSKGDLIVLDRDVPHSINALGEEDILINILLNEETFDTLFLYKLQDSSSILTQFLADAFNTQAKHDKFIIFHTNKSSTIHSLIQLMLCEHLDNKMQAQLFLFQYLQILLMELIRIYQEENIYQNSLLKFNFAPILSYIDQHFKDIDIAEVADKFSYNPNYLSNKLKQVTGKSFQKIVLEKRLLYSKELLRNTDYSIETISLESGFNSPSYFFRQFKKFFGKTPNEMRKN from the coding sequence GTGAACGATTTGAAAATTAATATCTTAGAAAATTTCCTCTTTGAAATAAATGAATATGAGAAAAAGCAAAAAGAAACAGGCCTTTCAATAAATGATTATCCATTTCAATCTGATACAAGTAAAGATACATACATCGACCCTGCCTTCAAAGTTGCGAGATTACCAAAAGAGATATTTTTTACTGGGGACAGTTCCATTTTCTTAAGTCGACATAACCGTTTTGCTCCTATGATTACTCATTTACATGATTTTATTGAAATGGTATATGTATATAACGGTCACTGTACTCAAGAAATAAATGGAGAAACTGTATCGCTTTCAAAAGGTGATTTAATTGTACTAGATCGTGATGTCCCACATTCTATCAATGCCCTAGGTGAAGAGGATATTCTCATAAACATTCTTCTAAACGAAGAAACCTTTGATACACTCTTCTTATACAAATTACAAGACTCTTCGAGTATATTAACTCAATTTCTAGCAGATGCTTTCAATACTCAAGCAAAACATGATAAATTTATTATTTTTCATACTAATAAATCTTCAACTATCCATAGTCTTATTCAACTCATGCTCTGTGAACATCTCGACAATAAAATGCAAGCTCAACTATTCTTGTTTCAATATTTACAAATATTATTGATGGAATTGATTCGGATTTACCAGGAGGAGAATATCTATCAAAACAGTTTATTAAAATTTAATTTTGCCCCAATCTTATCATATATTGATCAACATTTTAAAGATATTGATATCGCTGAAGTTGCTGATAAATTTTCTTATAATCCTAACTATTTAAGTAATAAGCTAAAGCAGGTTACAGGTAAAAGTTTTCAAAAGATTGTTCTTGAAAAAAGGTTACTCTATTCAAAGGAATTACTGAGAAATACTGACTATTCTATCGAGACAATTTCATTAGAATCTGGCTTTAATTCACCTAGTTACTTCTTTCGCCAATTCAAAAAATTCTTCGGCAAGACACCTAATGAAATGCGTAAAAATTAA
- a CDS encoding glycoside hydrolase family 3 protein, protein MKLTEKPFYLDDEAVAWVEDTLESLTIDEKIGQLFLPIGYSTEKEYLDHLASFNIGGLFFRPGNAVEVRDTYQYIQEISKVPLLTTANLEDGGNGAAFEATAYGRQMAVAAANDPKFAYKLGEIAAKEGKAVGVNWAFAPVIDLDFNFRNPITNVRTYGSDIEKVIENAKAYTKAFHEQNVMTSIKHFPGDGADERDQHLLTSVNHLSMPAWEKTFGLVYKELIDFGTKAVMVGHIALPAFTGDDMPATLSPKILKDLLRKQLGFNGLVITDASPMVGFCAAMKRSEAVPYTIEAGCDMLLFNRVFEEDVQYMKDGLANGILSHERLDEAVTRVLATKASLGLHKQIEHGSAMFEDRKKDQAELADRAVTLVRDSQQLLPLSPEKHKRVLLQMLGNFDSNERVSQKVKTELEQLGFDVTVYEPETNFWDLETVQSFSSKYDIVLYVANIENASNQTVARINWHTLFGLGNNLPWFVKEIPTLLVSFGNPYHLFDLPMVETVVNAYCNYDHFIEAGISKLVGNSPFKGVSPVNPFCTNDLLEELNNAD, encoded by the coding sequence ATGAAATTAACAGAAAAACCATTTTACTTGGATGATGAAGCAGTTGCGTGGGTTGAAGATACATTGGAAAGTTTAACTATAGATGAGAAAATAGGCCAACTATTTTTACCAATAGGTTATTCGACAGAAAAAGAATACTTGGATCATTTGGCTTCTTTTAACATTGGAGGATTATTTTTCAGACCTGGAAATGCAGTAGAAGTAAGAGATACCTATCAGTATATTCAAGAGATTAGTAAAGTTCCACTATTAACAACTGCAAACTTAGAAGACGGAGGAAATGGTGCTGCCTTTGAAGCGACAGCATATGGTCGTCAAATGGCTGTAGCAGCAGCTAATGATCCCAAATTTGCTTACAAACTTGGTGAAATTGCTGCTAAAGAGGGAAAGGCAGTTGGAGTCAATTGGGCCTTCGCACCTGTAATTGATTTGGATTTTAACTTTAGAAATCCGATCACAAATGTTCGAACTTATGGTAGTGATATTGAAAAAGTCATTGAAAATGCTAAAGCCTATACGAAAGCATTTCACGAGCAAAATGTAATGACTTCTATAAAGCATTTTCCCGGTGATGGTGCTGATGAGCGGGATCAACACTTATTGACATCTGTTAACCACCTATCAATGCCGGCTTGGGAAAAAACATTTGGATTGGTTTATAAAGAGTTAATTGATTTTGGTACCAAGGCAGTCATGGTGGGGCATATTGCTTTACCAGCTTTTACTGGAGATGATATGCCAGCGACATTGAGTCCAAAAATTTTGAAAGATTTACTTCGGAAACAACTTGGGTTTAATGGTTTGGTCATTACTGATGCTAGTCCAATGGTGGGATTCTGTGCAGCAATGAAGCGAAGTGAGGCAGTTCCATATACGATTGAAGCGGGCTGTGATATGCTATTATTCAATCGGGTTTTTGAAGAAGATGTTCAGTATATGAAAGATGGACTAGCAAATGGAATTCTATCTCATGAGAGATTGGACGAAGCTGTTACTCGGGTATTAGCTACTAAAGCATCTTTAGGCTTACACAAACAAATCGAACATGGTTCAGCAATGTTTGAAGATAGAAAAAAAGACCAAGCGGAACTTGCTGATCGTGCTGTAACACTTGTGAGAGATAGCCAACAATTGCTTCCCCTATCTCCCGAAAAACACAAAAGAGTTCTGCTTCAAATGTTAGGAAATTTCGATTCGAATGAACGCGTAAGTCAAAAGGTAAAAACTGAGCTTGAACAACTCGGTTTTGATGTGACTGTTTATGAACCCGAAACGAACTTTTGGGATTTAGAAACTGTGCAGAGTTTTTCAAGTAAATATGATATTGTGTTGTATGTAGCTAATATTGAAAATGCAAGTAATCAAACTGTTGCACGAATAAATTGGCATACTCTGTTTGGATTAGGAAATAATCTTCCTTGGTTTGTAAAGGAGATTCCAACTTTGCTAGTTAGTTTTGGAAATCCTTATCATTTGTTTGACTTACCAATGGTTGAGACTGTTGTAAATGCATACTGCAACTATGATCATTTTATTGAAGCAGGGATTTCGAAATTAGTTGGCAATAGTCCATTTAAAGGTGTCAGTCCAGTTAATCCATTTTGTACCAATGATCTATTAGAGGAGTTAAACAATGCAGATTGA
- a CDS encoding MFS transporter: MKENKYALPVSERITYGFGNLAANLMITTANAFITYFYTDVVGLTISVVGTILLFARVFDGVADLVMGAIVDKTSSSKGKARPWIKRMIIPYGLALTLLFTSPSFLPDEMKAIYAFVTYVISLAGVYTMTMVPYSALIGTATPDPKERGYLSTSRTILGFIGAFLVNGVVLKIVEMYGAVTETSSWTKMAATLGLISIVLLTILYGNSKERVLETSEAISADNAQKFSTIDNIKAMVKNKYWLIIISVILISFINAGLMGINIFYAQWILNDMSKVGLIGMLSFAPIIAGCLFAPLLLSRFSKRTIMIIGTVLSLIGGVILALFPSNFTMIAAGLVVRGLGIAPVSVASFAMLGDIADYGEWKTGIRSDGIIFAAATFGENVGSGLGGWILGMVMALGGYVAGAATQTASTLFAIKTVFAYIPFILGVVSVILILFYDLDKKLPSIIKDLEARKGHE, encoded by the coding sequence ATGAAAGAAAATAAATATGCCTTACCTGTAAGCGAAAGAATAACATATGGTTTTGGTAATTTGGCAGCGAACTTAATGATCACCACAGCAAATGCATTTATTACATATTTCTATACTGATGTAGTTGGACTAACGATATCAGTTGTTGGAACAATTTTGTTATTTGCCCGTGTATTTGACGGTGTTGCTGACTTAGTGATGGGAGCAATTGTTGATAAGACATCTTCTAGCAAAGGAAAAGCGAGACCATGGATTAAGCGTATGATTATTCCATATGGATTAGCCCTTACATTATTGTTCACTTCACCGAGTTTTCTACCGGATGAGATGAAAGCAATTTATGCATTTGTTACCTATGTTATTTCACTTGCTGGTGTTTATACTATGACTATGGTTCCCTATTCAGCGTTGATTGGGACCGCAACGCCTGATCCAAAGGAGAGGGGTTACTTATCAACTTCTCGAACAATTCTTGGATTCATTGGAGCTTTCTTGGTTAATGGTGTAGTTCTAAAAATTGTTGAAATGTATGGTGCAGTTACTGAAACTTCTTCATGGACTAAAATGGCGGCAACACTTGGTTTAATTTCAATTGTCTTGCTAACTATTCTTTATGGAAATTCAAAAGAAAGGGTGCTGGAAACCAGTGAGGCTATCAGTGCCGACAATGCACAAAAATTCTCCACAATTGATAATATAAAGGCCATGGTTAAAAATAAATATTGGTTAATTATCATTTCAGTCATTTTGATTAGTTTTATTAATGCTGGTCTTATGGGAATCAATATTTTTTATGCACAATGGATTTTGAACGATATGAGCAAAGTTGGCTTGATTGGCATGTTGTCATTTGCTCCAATTATTGCTGGCTGTCTATTTGCACCGTTATTGTTAAGTCGATTCTCTAAACGGACGATTATGATAATTGGTACAGTGCTTAGTTTAATAGGTGGTGTAATATTAGCTCTATTCCCAAGTAATTTCACAATGATTGCAGCTGGTTTGGTTGTTAGAGGATTGGGGATTGCACCTGTATCAGTTGCCAGCTTTGCGATGTTAGGTGATATTGCTGATTATGGAGAATGGAAAACAGGAATTCGGTCAGACGGAATCATTTTTGCGGCAGCAACTTTTGGTGAAAATGTGGGTTCTGGATTGGGAGGCTGGATTTTAGGTATGGTAATGGCACTTGGTGGCTATGTTGCAGGGGCAGCTACTCAAACAGCATCAACTTTGTTTGCAATAAAAACAGTATTTGCTTATATACCTTTTATATTAGGGGTTGTGAGTGTCATTTTAATCCTCTTTTATGATTTGGATAAAAAACTTCCTAGTATTATTAAGGACTTAGAAGCCCGTAAAGGACACGAATGA
- the pgmB gene encoding beta-phosphoglucomutase, with the protein MFKGALFDLDGVIADTAPLHFNAWKQIIFKHFGLNLPDSIEEKTKGVSREDSLRVILKYLKISISDYDFMKLCEEKNLLYVESLEKLTPKNILPGIETFIQDLQRNGIKLALASSSKNGPYILKKLELDRSFQAIVNPENITEGKPAPDIFLEAAKSIQCEPEECIAIEDSVAGVTAINSANIFSIAVGGAELNHANKIFTSTKDLTLSEVENAWQIQKK; encoded by the coding sequence ATGTTTAAAGGTGCTCTTTTTGATTTAGACGGTGTGATTGCGGATACTGCTCCGTTACACTTCAATGCATGGAAGCAAATTATTTTTAAGCACTTCGGGCTTAATCTCCCTGATTCTATTGAGGAAAAAACAAAAGGTGTTAGTCGAGAAGATTCTCTTCGAGTCATTTTAAAATACCTGAAAATTTCAATCTCTGATTATGACTTTATGAAACTCTGTGAAGAGAAAAATTTATTGTATGTCGAATCACTTGAAAAACTTACTCCAAAAAATATACTCCCTGGTATTGAAACATTTATTCAAGATTTACAAAGAAATGGTATTAAACTTGCTTTGGCTTCATCATCTAAAAATGGACCATATATTCTTAAAAAACTAGAACTTGATAGGTCTTTTCAAGCAATAGTTAACCCTGAAAACATTACTGAGGGTAAACCTGCACCAGATATTTTTTTAGAGGCTGCCAAATCTATCCAATGTGAACCTGAAGAATGTATTGCAATCGAAGATTCTGTGGCAGGTGTTACTGCAATAAATTCAGCAAATATTTTTTCAATCGCAGTTGGTGGAGCAGAACTCAATCATGCTAACAAAATATTCACTTCAACCAAGGACTTAACTTTATCTGAAGTAGAAAATGCATGGCAAATCCAAAAAAAATAG
- a CDS encoding iron-containing alcohol dehydrogenase: MATFYVPAVNLIGRGCVNDIGGYVKELGYKKALLVTDAFLLTSDILAKVTKPLDEVGVDYVVFSHVDPNPTCKNVYDGLAVLQENDCDFIISVGGGSPQDAASCISIMATNGGKPQDYEGLHKSEKKGLPVVAINTTAGTSAEITINYVITDEDRKVKMVMVDKNSLAVMSVNDPELMLSKPAALTAATGMDALTHAIEALVTPGAYGVTKKLSMGAIELIKEYLPRAVENGQDIEAREAMVHAIFLGGMSFNNAGLGYVHSMAHQLGAVYDLPHGVCCAMILPIIEKENAKRVPAAFRDVAKALGLDIAGKSDEECADYAIAQIEELSAKVGIPKKLTELDIKEEDFDFKYLFKNALIDACAPGNPFMPTLEETIAFYKELF, from the coding sequence ATGGCAACATTTTACGTTCCAGCGGTCAACTTGATTGGTCGCGGTTGTGTTAATGACATCGGTGGTTATGTCAAGGAATTGGGCTACAAAAAAGCCCTGCTTGTGACAGATGCATTTCTGCTGACAAGTGATATTCTAGCAAAAGTGACCAAGCCACTCGATGAAGTAGGTGTAGACTATGTGGTCTTCAGTCATGTGGATCCAAACCCAACCTGTAAAAATGTTTACGATGGTTTGGCTGTCCTGCAGGAAAATGACTGTGACTTTATCATCTCAGTTGGCGGCGGGTCTCCACAGGATGCGGCTAGCTGTATTTCCATCATGGCGACCAACGGTGGAAAACCGCAAGACTATGAAGGTCTTCATAAGTCTGAGAAAAAAGGGTTGCCAGTTGTAGCGATCAATACAACTGCAGGTACCTCAGCTGAGATTACGATTAACTATGTGATTACCGACGAAGACCGCAAGGTCAAAATGGTGATGGTGGACAAAAACAGTCTAGCTGTGATGTCTGTCAACGACCCTGAGCTCATGTTGTCCAAACCAGCGGCTCTTACTGCCGCAACAGGTATGGATGCCTTGACTCATGCCATTGAAGCCCTGGTGACACCAGGTGCCTACGGTGTGACCAAGAAACTGTCCATGGGTGCAATCGAGCTGATCAAAGAATACTTGCCACGTGCGGTCGAAAATGGTCAGGATATTGAGGCGCGTGAAGCCATGGTTCATGCCATTTTCCTTGGTGGCATGAGCTTTAACAATGCTGGTCTGGGTTATGTGCACTCCATGGCGCACCAACTGGGAGCTGTTTATGACCTGCCACATGGTGTCTGCTGTGCCATGATTTTACCAATCATCGAGAAAGAAAATGCCAAACGGGTGCCAGCTGCCTTCCGTGATGTCGCAAAAGCTTTGGGACTGGACATTGCTGGTAAATCCGATGAAGAATGCGCAGACTACGCCATCGCACAAATTGAAGAATTGTCCGCTAAAGTTGGCATTCCGAAAAAATTGACCGAGCTAGACATCAAAGAAGAAGACTTCGACTTTAAATACCTGTTTAAGAATGCCTTGATTGATGCCTGCGCACCAGGCAACCCATTCATGCCAACCTTGGAAGAAACAATCGCATTTTATAAAGAATTGTTTTGA
- a CDS encoding glycoside hydrolase family 3 C-terminal domain-containing protein: MKEIKDIVKSLTLEEKASLCQGSSFWETKEIKEKGIPAILMTDGPHGLRKESEEKDQYGMNLSLPATCFPTASSIANSWNEDLIWRVGEALGKECIAENVSILLGPGVNIKRSPLCGRNFEYFSEDPYLSSHMAKSQILGIQSMGIGASLKHFAVNNQETQRMTVDAKVDERTLREIYLASFETAIKIAKPWTIMAAYNKVNGEYCCEHSHLLNEILRDEWQYDGVVLSDWGATNNQIVGIQNGFDLRMPFNGDYYTKVLIEAVETGKLAECVLDKTVTRILTLVKKCIKNELTATFSKEEHHQLAVEAAIESAVLLKNEHSTLPITRNTKIAIIGRLAQHIRYQGGGSSHVIPSKYKTLLNVLEDDYPDVEYTYSPGYRLKQDVDDSQYISEALIAAETVDAVLFCLGLPNTWESEGLDRKHLEIPKNQQHLLKQLSALNKPIICLLFSGSPVEMPWLGNVESLLYFSTAGQGMSEAAWKLVFGERNPSGKLAETFPISLSHTPTSLTFPEKEQANYAEGIYVGYRYYDKKKISTLFDFGFGLSYTSWEYQNLNISQSCLDFTKEESLIVSVDVTNTGSRAGREIVQLYVSKEEPKVHRPIKELKGFKKVFCLPGETKTVTFILDRRSFAYYEEKIHDWYVEDGNYLIMIGKSVRDIVQQEILKINNNPLPVMFSPQSTVGEIREHPAASEVLKAVFSKMMPPKKTENKTVNDITDEENFTDKAMAYDSMAEAMPLIKISDMTAGLVTIEAIYQIVEQLNQAVMKSQRN; encoded by the coding sequence ATGAAAGAAATTAAAGATATTGTAAAAAGTTTAACCTTAGAAGAAAAAGCAAGTCTTTGTCAAGGTTCTAGTTTTTGGGAAACAAAAGAGATTAAGGAGAAAGGAATTCCAGCCATTCTGATGACAGATGGTCCTCATGGCTTACGAAAAGAGTCGGAAGAAAAAGATCAATATGGTATGAATTTGAGTTTACCAGCAACCTGCTTCCCAACAGCATCTTCCATCGCAAATTCATGGAATGAAGACCTCATTTGGCGTGTAGGTGAGGCACTGGGCAAGGAGTGTATTGCAGAAAATGTATCAATTCTGTTAGGACCGGGTGTCAATATCAAACGAAGTCCCCTTTGCGGTAGAAACTTCGAGTATTTTTCTGAAGATCCTTATCTATCTTCACACATGGCAAAGAGTCAAATCTTAGGTATCCAAAGCATGGGTATAGGGGCGAGTCTCAAGCATTTTGCTGTTAATAACCAGGAAACACAACGGATGACCGTAGATGCAAAGGTTGATGAACGCACCTTACGAGAAATATATTTGGCAAGCTTTGAAACAGCGATAAAAATTGCAAAACCTTGGACCATTATGGCTGCCTACAATAAAGTCAATGGAGAATACTGTTGCGAACATTCACATCTACTGAATGAAATTCTTAGGGACGAATGGCAATATGACGGAGTCGTCCTATCAGACTGGGGAGCCACTAATAATCAAATTGTCGGAATTCAAAATGGGTTTGATTTGAGAATGCCTTTTAATGGCGATTATTACACCAAGGTTTTGATAGAAGCAGTGGAAACTGGGAAATTGGCCGAGTGTGTTTTAGATAAAACAGTGACGAGGATTCTGACACTTGTGAAAAAATGTATAAAAAATGAATTAACCGCGACTTTTTCGAAGGAGGAACACCATCAACTTGCTGTGGAAGCTGCGATTGAAAGTGCAGTATTATTAAAAAATGAACACTCTACATTGCCCATAACTCGAAATACGAAGATTGCCATTATCGGAAGATTGGCACAACACATTCGTTATCAAGGCGGTGGTAGTAGTCATGTCATTCCTAGTAAGTACAAAACGTTGCTAAATGTTCTTGAGGACGATTATCCAGATGTTGAGTACACATATTCACCTGGCTACCGTCTAAAACAGGATGTGGACGATTCTCAATATATTTCAGAAGCGTTGATTGCAGCTGAGACAGTTGATGCAGTGCTGTTTTGTTTGGGCTTACCAAATACCTGGGAAAGTGAAGGATTGGACCGCAAGCATTTGGAAATTCCTAAAAACCAACAACATCTCCTCAAACAATTATCAGCCTTAAATAAACCAATTATCTGCTTATTATTTTCTGGTTCTCCAGTAGAAATGCCTTGGTTAGGGAATGTTGAGTCGCTCTTATATTTCTCTACAGCTGGTCAAGGAATGTCTGAAGCTGCATGGAAATTAGTATTTGGGGAGAGAAATCCCTCGGGTAAACTTGCCGAAACTTTCCCAATTTCTCTATCTCACACACCAACGAGCTTGACGTTTCCAGAGAAAGAGCAAGCAAACTATGCTGAAGGAATTTATGTGGGCTATAGATACTACGATAAGAAGAAAATATCTACCCTTTTTGATTTTGGTTTTGGGCTCTCTTATACAAGTTGGGAATACCAGAATTTAAATATCAGCCAATCTTGTCTGGATTTTACGAAGGAAGAAAGTCTGATTGTTTCTGTCGATGTGACGAATACCGGATCAAGGGCAGGTCGAGAAATTGTACAACTATATGTGTCTAAAGAAGAACCAAAAGTGCACCGCCCAATAAAAGAATTAAAAGGCTTTAAAAAAGTGTTCTGTTTGCCAGGAGAAACTAAAACGGTAACCTTCATACTGGATAGGAGAAGTTTTGCATACTATGAAGAGAAAATCCATGATTGGTACGTAGAAGACGGAAACTATCTTATTATGATAGGCAAATCTGTAAGAGATATCGTTCAACAAGAAATCCTGAAAATAAATAACAATCCACTTCCGGTTATGTTTAGTCCACAAAGCACAGTCGGAGAAATCAGGGAACACCCTGCTGCAAGCGAAGTGTTGAAGGCAGTTTTCAGTAAAATGATGCCTCCGAAAAAAACGGAGAATAAAACAGTTAATGACATAACTGATGAGGAAAATTTCACAGATAAAGCAATGGCTTATGATTCAATGGCAGAAGCTATGCCATTGATAAAAATTTCTGACATGACTGCAGGACTAGTCACGATTGAAGCCATCTATCAGATAGTCGAGCAGCTAAATCAAGCAGTAATGAAGAGTCAAAGAAATTGA